CGGCAGGCCGTTGGCGATGGCGTGCGCGCGCTGGATGGTGATCCAGGCCTCGTGCTGGCGGGCCTGTTCGGCCGCCTCGTCGGTCGGGTCCCAGCCGATGGCGGTGGGGTACAGCAGCAGCTGCGCGCCGGCCAGCGCCATCAGCCGCGCGGCTTCCGGGTACCACTGGTCCCAGCACACCAGCACGCCCAGGCGCCCGACCGAGGTGTCGATGGGCGCGAACGGGCCATCGCCGGGGGTGAAATAGAACTTCTCCAGATAGCCCGGATCGTCCGGGATGTGCATCTTGCGGTAGCGGCCGGCCAGCGTGCCGTCGCGCTCCAGCACCACGGCGGTGTTGTGGTACACGCCCGCCAGGCGGCGCTCGAAAACCGAGCCGACGATGACCACGCCCAGCTCGCGCGCCAGGGCGGCCAGGAAGTCCGTGGTCGGGCCGGGGACGGACTCGGCCAGATCGAACAGGGCCGGATCCTCGACCTGGCAGAAGTACTGCGTGCGGTGCAGTTCCTGCAGGAGCACCAGTTGGGCGCCCTGCGCGGCGGCGGCGCGGATACCGGCTTCGCTGGCCGCCAGATTGGCGGCCGGATCGCTGCCGCAGGCGTGCTGCACGCAGGCGACGGTGAGCCTACTCATGGCGCCGCCGGAATCTGCATGCTGGCGCAGTGCAGGCTGCCGTTCTGGCCGACGATGGCGCGCGCCGGCACCGGCACGATGGCGCGGTCAGGAAAGCAGTCGCCGAGGCGGGCGAGGGCGGTCGCGTCGTTGGCGTCGCCGTAGGTCGGCACCAGCACGGCGCCGTTCACGATCAGGAAATTGGCGTAATTGGCCGGCAGACGGCGGCCGTCGGCGTCGTACAGCGGCGCCGGCACCGGCAGGGGCACCAGTTGATACGGGCGCCCGTCGGCCCGGCGCAGCGCCCGCAGTTGTTCTTCCAGGCCGTCCAGGGCGGCGTGCTGCGCGCGGTCGGCCGTATCGGCGCAGGTATAGGCCAGCGTGTGCGGATCGCAGAAGCGCGCCAGGGTGTCGATGTGGCCGTCGGTGTCGTCGCCCAGCACGTCGCCGCGGTCCACCCACAGCAGACGGGTGACGCCCAGCAGCGTCGGCAGCGCCGCCAGCAGGGCCTGCGCGGCGGCCGGGTCGTTGCGCGTCTGGCTCATCAGGCAGGGGCGGGTGGCCAGCAGGGTGCCCTGGCCGTCGACCTCGATGTTGCCGCCTTCGAGTACCCAGGGCAGGGCCTCCAGGCCCAGCGTACCGAGAGCGCCCTGACCGGCGAGCACCGCGGTGACGGTATTGTCGAGCTCGGCGCGGTACTTCCCGCCCCAGCCGTCGAAGCGGAAATCGAGCGCCACCCGCCAGCCGTCGCGCAGCACGGTCAGCGGGCCGTGATCGCGCACCCAGACGTCGTTGGAGGGCGCGATCGCCAGCGTCAGGCGCGCCTGCGGCACACTGGCATGGGTCAGGCGCTCCGCCACGTGGCGGCGATGGGCCGCATCGTGGCAGGCGACGATCAGCGGCTCGCGGGCCGCGATGGCGGCCGCGAAGCCGACGAATTCGGTTTCCGTTTCCCCCAGAGTGTCGGCCCAGTCGCCGTGCGCGTGCGGCCAGGTCAGAACGACGGCTGCCTGTGGCGCCCATTCGGGCGGCAGATAACCCGGCGTAATCGTCGTCACGGTTTTGGCCCGGGATGCGCGGCGCCGGATTTCTTGAGCGCCTGGGCGACCTCGGGCGGCATGTAGTTCTCGTCGTGCTTGGCCAGGATGGTCCTGGCCTGGAACTCGCCATCCGGGCCAAGCCGCCCCTCGGCAACCACGCCCTGGCCTTCGCGGAACAGGTCCGGCAGCGAGCCGATGTAGTGCACGCGCATTTCCTTGCTCAGATCGGTGACAGTGAAGCGCAGCTCCAGGGGGGCGGGGCCTTTCTGGATTGAACCTGTCGTCACCAGCCCGCCGATGCGAAAGGTACCGTTGGCCGGCGCCTTGCCGGCCGCAACCTCGGTCGGGCTGAAGAAGAACACCAGGTTGTCGCGAAAGGCGTTCATCACCAGCAGCGCGGCGGCCACCAGCGCGAGCACGGCCAGCGAGATGAACAGCAGACGTTTGTGACGGGTTTTCATGGCTCGTTGCGGGTTTGGCGGGCGCGCAGCAGACGGCGGTGTCGGCGCCACGGCAGCCAGGCGTTCAGGCCCAGCACCAGCGCGGCCAGCGCGTAGGACGGCCACACGTAGGCGCCGTAGCCGCCCATGGCCAGGAATTCGCTCATGGTGCGTCCAGCTCCGTCAGCCAGCGCGCCTGCTGTTCGCGCTCCAGGATTTCGCAGCGCATCCGCTGCAGCAGCACCGCCGCGAAGTACACCGTGAAGCCGGCGATCATCAGCAGCAGCGGCGTCAGCATGGCCGGATGAATGGCCGGTCCAGCCATGCGCGTCAGGGAGGCCGGCTGGTGCAGCGTGTTCCACCACTCGACCGAGAAATGGATGATCGGGATGTTGACCACGCCGACCAGCGCCAGCAGCGCGGTCGCCCGGCCGGCGCGCTGCGGCTCGTCGATGGCGCCGCGCAGCGCGATCAGCCCCAGATACAGGAACAGCAGTACCAGTTCGGAAGTCAGGCGCGCGTCCCAGGCCCACCAGGTGCCCCACATCGGCTTGCCCCACAGCGAGCCGGTGACCAGCGTCAGCGCGGTGAAGGCGGCGCCCAGTGGCGCGCAGCACTTGGCCAGCATGTCGGCGAGCTTCATGCGCCAGACCAGGAACACGAATGCGCCGCCGGCCATCACCATGTAGGTGAGCATCGACAGCCAGGCCGCCGGCACGTGGATGAACATGATCCGGTAGCTGTCGCCCTGCTGGTAATCGGCCGGCGCGACGCCGAGGCCCCAGCCGGCGCCCAGCAGCAGCAGCCCGGCCGCCAGCCAGCCCAGCCACGGCAGCAGCCGCCCGGCAAAGGGGTAGAAGAACTTGGGCGCGGCGAGGCGGTCCAGGGTGGGGCCGAACATGGGCGGTCAGTCCAGTGATATGCGCAGCGCGGCGGCCGTGGCCCAGGGCGCGAACACCAGTGCCAGGGCCAGCATGGCGGCCAGCAGCGACAGGTTGGCGCCGGCGCCAAAACCCAGCGCGGCGGCCTGCACCGCGCCGCTGCCAAAAATAAGCACCGGCACGTACAGCGGCAGCACCAGCAGGCCAAGCAGGGCGCCGCCACCGCGCAGGCCGAGCGTCAGCGCGGCGCTGATGGCGCCCAGCAGATTCAGCAGCGGTGTTCCCAGAAGCAGCCCGGCCAGCAGCACGCCAAGGTCGCCAAAGTTTAACCCGAAGCCCAGCGCCAGCAGCGGCGCGGCCAGCGCCAGCGGCAGGCCGGACGTGAGCCACTGCGCCAGCACCTTGACCGCCACCAGCAGCGCCAGTGGCGCGGGGCTCAGCAGCAGTTGTTCGAGCGCACCGCTTTGCTGGTCGGCGGCAAACAATCGCGGCAGGCCCAGCAGCGTGGCCAACACCGCGGCGATCCACACCGCGCCGGGGCCAATGCTGCGCAGGAGCACAGGCTCGGCGCCCACGCCGAGCGGGAACAGGCTGCCGACGATGATGAAAAACGTCAGCGGCAGCAGCGTGTCGCCTGGCCGGCGCCAGGCGAGCAGCAGTTCGCGGCGAAAGACTTGTCCGATCATGTCAGGCGCCAAGGTCCAGGTGCCGCAGCACGCCGTCCAGGCCCGGCAGATCCTGGTGGGTGGTCAGCACGGCCAGACCCCCGTCGGCCAGATGCTGCGCCAGCAGGTGGGCGGTCAGCTCCACGCCCTGACGGTCCAGTCCCGTCAGCGGCTCGTCCAGAACCCACAGCGGAACGGCGCGCAGCAGCAGGCGGCCAAGTCCGAGACGGCGGCGCTGGCCCTGCGACAGGAAGCGTGCCGGCTGGTCGGCCAGCGTGCGAAGGCCGACCTGTTCCAGCACCTCGTCCACGACGGAGCCGGTCACGGGCTGGCCAGCCAGGCGCAGGTTCTCGGCCGCGGTCAGGTCACCGAAGTGTCCTTCCTGGTGGCCCAGAAAAGCCAGCCGGGCGCGGTATTCGTCGCTCAGTGCGCTGATCGGCGTGCCGTCCCAGCACACCTGGCCGCGGGCCGGCTCGGTCAGGCCGCAGATCACGCGCAGCAGCGTGGTCTTTCCGGCGCCGTTCGGACCGGCCACGCGCAGCGCCTCGCCGGCGTGCAGCAGCAGGTTCAGGCGCCGGAACAGCAGAGTGTTGGACCGCACCGCGGCCAGGTCGCGCAGTTCGAGCATGAGGCGGGCGGTAGGAAATTCTTGGGTTCTTGTACTGGCGCTGGCGGCTGATCGGACTGGGTTGAGGCGCCTTTGTGGGAGCGGCGTCCCGCCGCGAATCCGAATCCTCGAATCATGCATTCAGCCCGAGGGCGGGCCTCCCACACAGGAGAACCGCGCCTGTGGACCTTCGGCCCGGGGGCGGCATTGGTGGCCCTGCGACGGCGGCATTACACTGCCCCGCCGTGCCAATCCGGCCGCACACGCGCCTGTCAGGTGCCGCGCATTGTCGCACTGTCTTTCCCGGCCTCGCGGCCGGATCCGGAACATCCTGTGATCACGCCCAATCAACAACTGATCGAACTCGGCCACTTCGCGGTCATGCTGGCGCTGCCGGTGGCCCTGCTGCAGGCGGTCTCGCCGCTGCTGGCGCGGGCGCTGGGTCGGCCGCAGCTGGCCAGCATCGCCGTGCGCGGCGTCTGGCTGCAGCTGGCGCTGGCCGTGCTCGGCTGGGCCGCGCTCACGCAGGCCTTCGTGACCGACAACTTCTCGGTCTGGTACGTGGCGCAGAACTCCAATAGCGCCCTGCCGCTGATCTACAAGATCAGCGCCGTGTGGGGTGGACACGAGGGTTCGCTGTACCTGTGGTACGTGATTCTGGTGGCCTGGACGGCCGGGCTTGCCTGGTACGGCCGGCGCCATTTCCCGGACCGTCTGCCGATCGCGCTGGCGGTGCAGGGGGCGCTCAGTGTGGGGTTCCTGGGGCTGATCCTGTTCCTGTCCAATCCGTTCGCGCGCCTGCTGCCGATTCCTGGCGATGGGCGGGACCTGAACCCACTGCTGCAGGACCCGGGCATGGCCATCCACCCGCCGATGCTCTACATGGGCTACGTGGGCTTTTCGATTCCCTTCGCGCTGGTGCTGACGGCGCTGCTGACGCGCTGGCCGGCCGAGGACTGGCTGCCGGTGGTGCGCCGCTGGGCGCTGGCGGCGTTCGGCTTTCTGACCATCGGCATCGTGCTGGGTGGGGCGTGGGCCTATTACGAGCTCGGCTGGGGCGGCTACTGGGCCTGGGACCCGGTCGAGAATGCGTCCTTCATGCCTTGGCTGACCGGCGCCGCCCTGGTGCATTCACTGATGGTGCAGGAGCAGCGCCGGCTGCTGCACAGCTGGAATTTGTTTCTGGCCATCCTGACCTTCTCGCTGTCGCTGCTGGGGACCTTCCTGGTGCGTTCGGGCGTGCTGTCGTCGGTGCATGCCTTTGCCGTCGATCCGGGGCGCGGCGCCTACATCCTGGCCTTCCTGGCGCTGGTGGTGGGTGGTGCCTTCGGGGTGTTCGTGTGGCGGGGCGGCGAGGCGCAGTCCCGTCCGCGACCGACCGCCTGGCTGTCGCGCGAGACGCTGCTGCTGACCAACAACGTGCTGTTCACGGTGGCCGGTGCCTGCGTGTTTCTGGGCACGCTGTATCCGCTGTTCCTGGACGTGACGGCCGAGCAGAAGATCACCGTCGCGGCGCCCTATTTCAACAGCGTGGTGGTGCCGCAGTTGCTGCTGCTGGTGCTGCTGATGGGCCTGACGCCCAGCCTGCCGTGGCGTCGCGCCCAGCCGCGCGCCCTGTGGCGGCGGCTGAGGTGGCCGGTGCTGATCGCGGTGCTGGCCGGTGCGCTCACGCTGGTGCTGGCGCGACCGCTCAGCCCGCTGGCGGCGGCGGCGGTCGGATTCGCGGCGCTTGCGGTGGCCACCATCGCGGCTGATCTGTGGCGCGGCGGGCGCAGCCTTGCCGCTGCCGAGCAGCGGACGCTGCCCGGCGCGGTGCTCGTCAACGCCTGGCGGGCACGCCGGCACTACGGCGCGCTGCTGGCGCATTTGGGCGTTGCCGTGGCCACCGTGGGCCTGGCGGCGGCCGGCTTGTTTCGCCAGCACAGCATGGTCACGATGGCGCCCGGCGATGTGCTGGAACTGGCCGGTCATCGCGTGGAACTGGTCGGAATCGGCCCCGCTCGCGGCCCCAATTACGACGCCGAGCGCGCCCGGTTTCGGCTCGACGACCGCATCAACCTGCGCTCGGAACGGCGCAGCTATCACGCCAGCCGCATGCCGACCACCGAGTCCGGCATTCACTCGACCCCGCTGCGCGATGTCTACGTGGTGCTGGGCGAGACCCGTGACGGCCGTCACGCCGTCACTGCCTACGTGAACCCGCTGGTGCAGTGGATCTGGGCCGGCGGGGCCCTGATCGGCCTTGGCGTGCTGATGTGCTTGGGTGAGCGCCCGGCGCGCCGGGTGGACTGAGCGCCGCGCGCGGTTTTTCGAGCCAGGTTCCGGACATGGCCCAGACGCCCGCTGATCCGCTGGCCGGCCACACGCCGGCCATGCAGCACTACCTGCGCCTGAAGGCTCAGCAGCCGCAGGCCCTGCTGCTGTATCGCATGGGCGATTTCTACGAGCTGTTCTTCGACGATGCGGTCGAAGCGGCCCGGCTGCTGGACATCACCCTGACCAGCCGCGGCGAGTCGGGCGGCAAGAAAGTTCCGATGGCCGGCGTGCCGGCGCACGCGCTGGAAAACTACCTCGGCCGGCTGGTGCGACGCGGCCGCACGGTGGCCATCTGCGAGCAGGTCGGCGTGCCGGACGGGCGCGGGCCGATGCAGCGCGAGCTGGTGCGCGTGGTCACGCCCGGCACGCTGACCGACGATGCACTGCTCGACCAGCGGCGGGACAACCTGATCGCGGCGGTGCTGCGCCAGGGCGAGTGCGCCGGACTGGCGGTTCTGGAGCTGGCCAGCGGCCGCTTCACGGTCGGTGAGCTGGCTGGCGAGGCGGCGCTGGCGGCCGAACTGGCGCGCCTGGCGCCGGCCGAGCTGCTGCTGCCGGACGGCGAATCGCCCTTGCCGGACGGGCCCTGGAGCGTGACCGCCCGCCCGCCGTGGCAGTTCGAGGCCCAGAGCGCGCAGCGGCGGTTGTGCGAGCAGTTTGGCGTGCACGACCTGGCCGGCTTCGGCTGCGCCGGGATGGCGCTCGCCATCGGCGCCGCCGGCGCGCTGCTGCAGTACGCGCAGGACACGCAGCTGGCGGCGCTGCCGCATTTGCGCGGCCTGCGCGTGCAGGCGCCGGACGCGGTGCTGGTGCTGGACCCGGCCACCCGCCGCAATCTTGAAATCGACCGCAGCCTGTCGGGCGACGAGCGCGCCACGCTGGTCGGCGTGCTGGACGCCTGCGTCGGTGCCATGGGCAGCCGCCAGTTGCGGCGCTGGTTGCTGGGGCCGATTCGCGATCACGCCGAGTTGCGCCGTCGTTACGGGGCCATTGCCGTGCTGTTGCAGGACCAGGCCTACGCGCGGCTGCAGGAGGGACTGCGCGGCGTGGGGGACGTGGAGCGCATCCTCGGCCGCGTGGCGCTGCGTTCCGCACGGCCACGGGATCTTGCTGCGCTGCGTGACAGCCTGGGATTGCTGCCGGGACTGGCTGCCTTGCTCGCGGATCTCGAGGCGCCGCTGCTGGCAGACCTGCGCGCCGCGCTGCCGGGCTTCGAGCCGCTGCACGAGCTGCTCTGTCGCGCGGTGGAGGCGACGCCGCCGGCCTTGCTGCGCGATGGCGGGGTGATCGCGGCCGGTTTCGACGCGCAGCTCGACGAGCTGCGGTCCATCGGCCGCGATGCCGGCGCCTACCTGCTGGAGCTCGAGCAGCGCGAGCGCGAGCGCACCGGCATCGCCGGCCTCAAGGTCAGCTACAACCGCGTGCATGGCTATTACATCGAGCTCAGTCGCGCCCAGGCGGCGGCGGTGCCGGCCGACTACACGCGCCGCCAGACGCTCAAGAACGCCGAGCGCTACCTGACGCCGGAGCTCAAATCCTTCGAGGAACGGGCGCTCGGCGCCCGCGAACGCGCCCTGGCCCGCGAGCGCCTGCTGTTCGAGCAGTTGCTGGATGCCATCACGGCCGAGCTGGCGCCGCTGCAGGCCGCGGCCAGCGCGCTGGCGCAGCTGGACGCGCTGACCTGTCTTGCCGAGCGGGCCGAGCGTTTCGGTTATGTCGAGCCGCAGCTGGACGAGGCACCGGGCATCCACATCGACGGCGGCCGCCACCCGGTGGTCGAGCGCCTGGTCGGCGAGCCGTTCGTGGACAACGATCTTGAGCTCGACGACCGGCGACGCATCCTGCTGATCACCGGCCCCAACATGGGCGGCAAGTCCACCTACATGCGCCAGGTGGCGCTGATCGTGCTGCTGGCGCATGCCGGCAGCTACGTGCCGGCGCGCGCGGCGCGCATCGGGCCGGTCGACCGCATCTTCACGCGCATCGGCGCCGCCGATGACGTGGCCGGCGGGCGATCCACCTTCATGGTGGAGATGACCGAGACTGCCAACATCCTGCACAACGCGACCGATTGCAGCCTGGTGCTGCTGGACGAGGTCGGCCGCGGCACCAGCACCTACGACGGCCTGGCCCTGGCCTGGGCCTGCCTGATGCACCTGGCGCAGCGCGTGCGGGCCTTCACCCTGTTCGCCACGCATTATTTCGAGCTCACCGCGCTGGCGCAGGAGCTCGACGGCGTCGACAACGTGCACCTGGATGCGGCCGAGCACGCCGGCGGCATCGTGTTTCTGCACCGCGTACAGCCGGGCCCGGCGCGGCGCAGCTACGGCCTGCAGGTGGCGGCCCTGGCCGGCGTGCCGGCGGCGGTGCTGGCATTGGCCAGCGAGCGGCTGGCGCAGCTGGGCGAGGGCCTGCCGGTACCGGTGGCCAGTGCGCCGCCGCAGCGCCAGCTGGGGTTGTTCGAGCCGCAGCCCGGCCAGGCGGTGCTGGACCGGCTGGCGCGGATCGATCCGGACCAGCTCGCGCCGCGGGCAGCGCTCGATCTGCTGTACGAACTGCGTGCGCTGGCCGGTGGCGGCGGGCCGCCGTAAGTCTGGGCATGGCCCGCTCCTACGAACCGTCATGCGGGTTCACGCCAGACGCGGCCGCTATAATTGCCCGCTTTTTTGTCCCGGAGAACGGTCATGGCCTTCGTCGTCACCGAAGCCTGCATCAAGTGCAAGTACACCGATTGCGTGGAAGTGTGTCCGGTGGACTGCTTCCGCGAAGGCCCGAACATGCTGGTCATCGACCCCGACGAGTGCATCGACTGCACGCTGTGCGTGGCCGAGTGCCCGGTCGAGGCCATCGTCGACGAGGAAGAGGTCGCCGCCGACCAGCAGGAGTTCATCGAACTGAACGCCCGCCTGTCGCAGCAATGGCCGCCGATCACCCAGCGCAAGGACGCCCCGGCCGACGCCGAGCAGTGGGCCGGTGTGCCGGCCAAGCGCAAGCTGCTGGAAGAGTAGGGCGTGCGCATCGGCATCGTCGGGGCTGGCGGCATCGGCTGCCTGCTGGGTGCGCGTCTCGCCGCCACCGGTCAGGCCAAAGTGCTGCTGCTGGCGCGCGGTGAGCATGCGGCGCGCCTGGCCGAGCAGGGTCTGGTTCTGGACTTCAATGGCGTGCGGGAAACGCACTGCCTGCCCGTGATCGACACCGCGAACGAGGCTGCGCTCGGCCAGCTTGCCGGCTGCGACTGGCTGCTGTTTGCCTGCAAGAGCCAGCACACCCGTCGCCTCGCCGAGCAGCTGAAGCCATACGTGAGTGCCGACTGCCGGTTGGGCTCGCTGCAAAACGGCGTCGACAACGAGCCGATCCTGGCCGAGGTGTTCGAGCGGCCGGTGATGGGCGGCCTGATGCGCAAGTTTTTCGCCCACATCACTGCCCCTGGCGAGGTGGAAGTGCGCGGCGTGCTGGAGGCTGTGCTGGGTGACTATCCGACCGGCTGCGGCCGCGAAACGACGGCCATGGTCGAACTGCTGCGCCAGGCCGGCATCACCGTTTACGCGAGCGAGGACATCCGCCGCGAACTGTGGCGAAAGCTGGTCCTGAACAACGGCTGCAATCCGCTGGCGGCGGTGACCTTCCTGGACACCCAGCGCATGGCGAATGACCCCGACATGGCCTGGGTGATGCGCAACCTGATGCGCGAGGCCGGCGCCGCGGCGGCAGCCGACGAGGTCGAGTTCAGCCCGCACGAACTGGAAGCCGTATTCCAGTGGATCAAGGGCATCGACCCCATCACGCCTTCCATGCAGGCCGATGCGCAGCGCGGCAAGCCGCTGGAGCTGGATGGCATCACCGGAGCCATCCTGCGCCGGGCGGGGCTGCTGGGCATCGAGGTGCCGGTCACGGCCACGCTGCACCACATTCTGCTGGGCAAGTACGGCAGTTCGGACTGAGCCTGCCGCGCGGGCGCGCGGCATATGTAGCCAGCGCTTCAGGCCGGCAAGATCTGCGAATGACTTCCTTCGAGCGTCAACTCATCTGTGCGCGCAACCGCGCCTGCAGCGGGCTTGAACGCGGAAAATGCGCCAGCAGGAATTCCATCTGGTCGGCCAGGATGCGCCGCCCGCGCAGGTAGACGTACTCGGCGTGGGTGGGCACGAACGGGATCGCCAGCAGCTGCATGCCGGCCTGCTCGGGCGTGCGGTTGGCCTTGTGGTTGTTGCAGCGCTTGCATGCGGTGACCACGTTCGCCCAGGTATCGGCGCCCTTTGCGCTCAGCGGACGCACATGGTCTCGCGACAGGTCGCGTGACAGGAAGTGTTGGCCGCAGTAAAGGCAGGTGTGGCCGTCGCGCTTGAACAGCGCCGGGTTGTTCAGCGGCGGGGAGTACACCTCGCGGCTGCGGCGCAGCGCCGACTGGTCGCCTGACGTGGCGATGATGGAATTGACCTCCACCACGCTGCGCTGGCCGCTGGCGGCGTTCATGCCGCCATGCACCCGGTACAGCGGCGTGCCGCAGGTGTAGGCCACGTGGCCAAAGTGGTACAGGCGCACCGCGGTCTGGTAATCCACCCATTCGAGCGGCATTCCGGACACGTCCGTGCGCAGGACCTGTTGAGCAAGCTGCTGTGTCATGTGCGTCCCCGTCGGTGCGCGCACCGACGCCAAAAACGGCCATCCATCAAGCTTGGACCGCGATTGTGTAACCGGTATTTCGGCACGCGGCAAGCGGTGATGATGGCGGGGTCGCAGTTGGAGCGGCTGGGATAGAATTCCCAGCCCCCCCTGCAAGCCGAGTTTCAATGTCCGCCACTGTTCGTCGGCTTGCCGATGCCAACGCTCGCTTGCACGTCACTGCGGCGTCAGATCAGCTATCGGTATCGACGCCGGCCAGCGCGACACAGGCCGGTCTGCGTGTGGATGGCCGACTGGGCGTGCACTACGCGCTGAATCTGGCTGCCGGTGAGGACGCGGCTGGCAAGGCCGCTCTGATAGGGCTCGAACAAACGGTCGAGCTGCCGCGGTCGCTGCTGACGGCGGAGTTGGCCGAGCGCTTCGCCGGACGGGTCGAGGCGGTGCAACAGACCGGGCCGCGGCGCGCACGGGTGGTGCTGTCGTACAGTCTGGACGCCATTGGCGCGGACCTGCCGCAGTGCCTGAACCTGCTGTTCGGAA
This Immundisolibacter cernigliae DNA region includes the following protein-coding sequences:
- the ccmD gene encoding heme exporter protein CcmD; amino-acid sequence: MSEFLAMGGYGAYVWPSYALAALVLGLNAWLPWRRHRRLLRARQTRNEP
- a CDS encoding carbon-nitrogen hydrolase: MSRLTVACVQHACGSDPAANLAASEAGIRAAAAQGAQLVLLQELHRTQYFCQVEDPALFDLAESVPGPTTDFLAALARELGVVIVGSVFERRLAGVYHNTAVVLERDGTLAGRYRKMHIPDDPGYLEKFYFTPGDGPFAPIDTSVGRLGVLVCWDQWYPEAARLMALAGAQLLLYPTAIGWDPTDEAAEQARQHEAWITIQRAHAIANGLPVLVCNRVGDEHIPGGAPQGARFWGSSFIAGPQGELLAQAPTDAPAVICADLDLARSEQVRRIWPFLRDRRIDAYQNLIRRVSD
- the fdxA gene encoding ferredoxin FdxA, encoding MAFVVTEACIKCKYTDCVEVCPVDCFREGPNMLVIDPDECIDCTLCVAECPVEAIVDEEEVAADQQEFIELNARLSQQWPPITQRKDAPADAEQWAGVPAKRKLLEE
- the ccmA gene encoding cytochrome c biogenesis heme-transporting ATPase CcmA, which codes for MLELRDLAAVRSNTLLFRRLNLLLHAGEALRVAGPNGAGKTTLLRVICGLTEPARGQVCWDGTPISALSDEYRARLAFLGHQEGHFGDLTAAENLRLAGQPVTGSVVDEVLEQVGLRTLADQPARFLSQGQRRRLGLGRLLLRAVPLWVLDEPLTGLDRQGVELTAHLLAQHLADGGLAVLTTHQDLPGLDGVLRHLDLGA
- a CDS encoding agmatine deiminase family protein; amino-acid sequence: MTTITPGYLPPEWAPQAAVVLTWPHAHGDWADTLGETETEFVGFAAAIAAREPLIVACHDAAHRRHVAERLTHASVPQARLTLAIAPSNDVWVRDHGPLTVLRDGWRVALDFRFDGWGGKYRAELDNTVTAVLAGQGALGTLGLEALPWVLEGGNIEVDGQGTLLATRPCLMSQTRNDPAAAQALLAALPTLLGVTRLLWVDRGDVLGDDTDGHIDTLARFCDPHTLAYTCADTADRAQHAALDGLEEQLRALRRADGRPYQLVPLPVPAPLYDADGRRLPANYANFLIVNGAVLVPTYGDANDATALARLGDCFPDRAIVPVPARAIVGQNGSLHCASMQIPAAP
- the ccmB gene encoding heme exporter protein CcmB; its protein translation is MIGQVFRRELLLAWRRPGDTLLPLTFFIIVGSLFPLGVGAEPVLLRSIGPGAVWIAAVLATLLGLPRLFAADQQSGALEQLLLSPAPLALLVAVKVLAQWLTSGLPLALAAPLLALGFGLNFGDLGVLLAGLLLGTPLLNLLGAISAALTLGLRGGGALLGLLVLPLYVPVLIFGSGAVQAAALGFGAGANLSLLAAMLALALVFAPWATAAALRISLD
- a CDS encoding ketopantoate reductase family protein gives rise to the protein MRIGIVGAGGIGCLLGARLAATGQAKVLLLARGEHAARLAEQGLVLDFNGVRETHCLPVIDTANEAALGQLAGCDWLLFACKSQHTRRLAEQLKPYVSADCRLGSLQNGVDNEPILAEVFERPVMGGLMRKFFAHITAPGEVEVRGVLEAVLGDYPTGCGRETTAMVELLRQAGITVYASEDIRRELWRKLVLNNGCNPLAAVTFLDTQRMANDPDMAWVMRNLMREAGAAAAADEVEFSPHELEAVFQWIKGIDPITPSMQADAQRGKPLELDGITGAILRRAGLLGIEVPVTATLHHILLGKYGSSD
- a CDS encoding heme lyase CcmF/NrfE family subunit, which produces MITPNQQLIELGHFAVMLALPVALLQAVSPLLARALGRPQLASIAVRGVWLQLALAVLGWAALTQAFVTDNFSVWYVAQNSNSALPLIYKISAVWGGHEGSLYLWYVILVAWTAGLAWYGRRHFPDRLPIALAVQGALSVGFLGLILFLSNPFARLLPIPGDGRDLNPLLQDPGMAIHPPMLYMGYVGFSIPFALVLTALLTRWPAEDWLPVVRRWALAAFGFLTIGIVLGGAWAYYELGWGGYWAWDPVENASFMPWLTGAALVHSLMVQEQRRLLHSWNLFLAILTFSLSLLGTFLVRSGVLSSVHAFAVDPGRGAYILAFLALVVGGAFGVFVWRGGEAQSRPRPTAWLSRETLLLTNNVLFTVAGACVFLGTLYPLFLDVTAEQKITVAAPYFNSVVVPQLLLLVLLMGLTPSLPWRRAQPRALWRRLRWPVLIAVLAGALTLVLARPLSPLAAAAVGFAALAVATIAADLWRGGRSLAAAEQRTLPGAVLVNAWRARRHYGALLAHLGVAVATVGLAAAGLFRQHSMVTMAPGDVLELAGHRVELVGIGPARGPNYDAERARFRLDDRINLRSERRSYHASRMPTTESGIHSTPLRDVYVVLGETRDGRHAVTAYVNPLVQWIWAGGALIGLGVLMCLGERPARRVD
- a CDS encoding heme ABC transporter permease; translation: MFGPTLDRLAAPKFFYPFAGRLLPWLGWLAAGLLLLGAGWGLGVAPADYQQGDSYRIMFIHVPAAWLSMLTYMVMAGGAFVFLVWRMKLADMLAKCCAPLGAAFTALTLVTGSLWGKPMWGTWWAWDARLTSELVLLFLYLGLIALRGAIDEPQRAGRATALLALVGVVNIPIIHFSVEWWNTLHQPASLTRMAGPAIHPAMLTPLLLMIAGFTVYFAAVLLQRMRCEILEREQQARWLTELDAP
- the ccmE gene encoding cytochrome c maturation protein CcmE codes for the protein MKTRHKRLLFISLAVLALVAAALLVMNAFRDNLVFFFSPTEVAAGKAPANGTFRIGGLVTTGSIQKGPAPLELRFTVTDLSKEMRVHYIGSLPDLFREGQGVVAEGRLGPDGEFQARTILAKHDENYMPPEVAQALKKSGAAHPGPKP
- the mutS gene encoding DNA mismatch repair protein MutS, with the protein product MAQTPADPLAGHTPAMQHYLRLKAQQPQALLLYRMGDFYELFFDDAVEAARLLDITLTSRGESGGKKVPMAGVPAHALENYLGRLVRRGRTVAICEQVGVPDGRGPMQRELVRVVTPGTLTDDALLDQRRDNLIAAVLRQGECAGLAVLELASGRFTVGELAGEAALAAELARLAPAELLLPDGESPLPDGPWSVTARPPWQFEAQSAQRRLCEQFGVHDLAGFGCAGMALAIGAAGALLQYAQDTQLAALPHLRGLRVQAPDAVLVLDPATRRNLEIDRSLSGDERATLVGVLDACVGAMGSRQLRRWLLGPIRDHAELRRRYGAIAVLLQDQAYARLQEGLRGVGDVERILGRVALRSARPRDLAALRDSLGLLPGLAALLADLEAPLLADLRAALPGFEPLHELLCRAVEATPPALLRDGGVIAAGFDAQLDELRSIGRDAGAYLLELEQRERERTGIAGLKVSYNRVHGYYIELSRAQAAAVPADYTRRQTLKNAERYLTPELKSFEERALGARERALARERLLFEQLLDAITAELAPLQAAASALAQLDALTCLAERAERFGYVEPQLDEAPGIHIDGGRHPVVERLVGEPFVDNDLELDDRRRILLITGPNMGGKSTYMRQVALIVLLAHAGSYVPARAARIGPVDRIFTRIGAADDVAGGRSTFMVEMTETANILHNATDCSLVLLDEVGRGTSTYDGLALAWACLMHLAQRVRAFTLFATHYFELTALAQELDGVDNVHLDAAEHAGGIVFLHRVQPGPARRSYGLQVAALAGVPAAVLALASERLAQLGEGLPVPVASAPPQRQLGLFEPQPGQAVLDRLARIDPDQLAPRAALDLLYELRALAGGGGPP